GCCTGAAGAGCCAGATGCGCCACGCCGGCAAGCTCGGCGCGCGCTACGTGGTGCTGCTCGGCGAGGACGAGCTGGCCAGCGGTCGGGTGACCGTGCGCGACATGACGGAGCGCCGCGATCTGCGGCAGGTGGCGGCGCTCGACGGGAGCGCCGAGGAACTGCGTGCCGCGCTGGCTGCCGGGGCGGACGCGGGGGGGATGGAACGACACGCATGACGCTCGATCTGCTCGGCGATTGGCAACGGACCTTCTACTGCGGCGTGCCGCGCGCGGCCGACATCGGCCGCGAGGTCACGGTGATGGGGTGGGTGCACTCGCGCCGCGACCACGGCGGCGTGGTCTTCGTCGACCTGCGCGACCGCAGCGGCGTCGTCCAGGTGGTGTGCAGCCCCGAGCACAGCCCGGCGGCGCACGAGCGCGCCGGCGGCCTGCGCAGCGAGTACGTCATCGCCGTGCGCGGCGCCGTGCGGGCGCGGCCGGCCGAGACGCTCAATCCCAACCTCGCCACCGGGGAGATCGAGATCCTCGCTGCCGAGGTGCGGGTGCTGAACGAGTCGGAGACGCCGCCGTTCCAGATCGAGGACGACAACAGCGTCGCCGAGCAGACCCGCCTCAAGTACCGCTATCTCGACCTGCGCCGACCGTCGGCGCAGCAGAACCTCATGCTGCGCCACCGCATCGCCGCCACCGTGCGCGGCCATCTCGACGAGCAGGGCTTCGTCGAGGTCGAGACGCCGATGCTCACCCGCTCGACGCCGGAAGGGGCGCGCGACTATCTGGTGCCGAGCCGCGTCAACCGCGGCAGCTTCTACGCCCTGCCGCAGTCGCCGCAGCTCTTCAAGCAGATCCTCATGATCGGCGGCCTGGACAGGTACTACCAGGTGGCGAAGTGCTTCCGCGACGAGGACCTGCGCGCCGACCGCCAGCCGGAGTTCACGCAGATCGACATCGAGGCGTCGTTCGTCCAGCCGGCGGACATCTACGCCCTGATCGAGGGCATGCTGGCGCGCGTCCTGGCGCTGCGCGGCATCGAGGTGCCGACGCCGTTTCCGCGCCTCACCCATGCCGACGCGATGCGGCGCTTCGGCAGCGACAAGCCGGACACCCGCTTCGGCATGGAGCTGGCCGAGATCACCGATCAGGTGCGCACCGCCGAGCTGCGCGTGTTCCGCGAGGCGGCGGAGAAGGGCGGCCAGGTCAAGGCGCTGTTCGTGCCGGACGAGGGCAGGCTGTCGCGCAAGGATCTCGATTCGCTGCCCGACGCCGTCGCGACGTACGGCGCCAAGGGCGTCGCCTGGGCGCGCATCAATCCCGACGGCTGGCAGTCGCCGATCGCCAAGTTCCTCGACGACGCGCAGCGGCGCGGCATCGAGCAGGCGACCGGCGCCCGGCCCGGCGGCATCATCCTCTTCCTCGCCGACCAGGCGCGGGTGGTGAACGATTCGCTGTCGCACCTGCGCCTCAAGCTCGCGGCGCAACTCGGCCTGATCCCGAGCGGCGCCAACGCGCTGCTGTGGGTGACCGAGTTCCCGCTCTTCGACTACTCGGCGGAGGAGAAGCGGGCGGTGTCGGTGAACCATCCGTTCACGGCGCCGATGGACGAGGACCTGGAGCGGCTCGAGTCGGACCCGTACACGGTGCGCGCCAAGGCCTACGACGTCATCTGGAACGGCATCGAGCTCGGCGGCGGCAGCATCCGTATCCACCGCCCCGACCTGCAGGCGCGGGCGTTCCGCGTCCTCGGCATGAGCGACGAGGAGGCGCGCGGCCGCTTCGGCTTCCTGCTCGACGCGCTCGCCTTCGGCGCGCCGCCGCACGGCGGCATCGCGCTCGGCCTCGACCGTCTGGCGATGCTGCTCTGCGAGGCGCCGTCGCTGCGCGACGTGATCGCCTTCCCGAAGACGCAGCGCGCGGTGTGCCTGATGACCGAGGCGCCGAGCCCCGTCGATCCGCGGCAGTTGCGCGAGCTCGGCGTCAGGGTCGTGGGGTGAGCCGCTCCGCCGCCGTCGCGCTGGCGTCGCTGCTCGCCGTCTGCGGCTGCGCCAGCAAACAGTTGCCGCATCCACCGCTCTTCGCCCGCGTCGTGGCGGTGCTGCCGTTCGAAACCGCTCCCGGCGCCGATCACGGCGAGCGGCGCGGCGAGGCGAAGGCCGGCGACCTGGTGACCGCGCAGGTCTATCGCTACCTCGCCGACCAGACCACCTATCTCGTCGTGCCCGACGTCACCGTCGTCGATACCCTCACCACGCCGGATCTGCGGCGCGCCGTCGGGCAACAGGATCGCGCCATCCAGCTCGGCCGGGCCGTGGGCGCCGACGGCGTCCTCTTCGGCCGCGTCGATCGCTACGACCAGCGCGTCGGCACCGCCTACGGCGCCAGCAAGGGCGCGTCGGTGAAGTTCCGCATCGGTCTGTTGTCGCCCAAGACCGGCGAGGTGGTGTGGGAGGGCGAGTTCGACGAGACGCAGGAGGCGCTGGCCTCGAACTTCTTCGACTGGTGGATCTTCTGGGGCGGCGGGCCGCGCTGGCTGAGCGCCAGCGAGCTCGCCGGGCTGGGCGTCGACCGCCTGCTCGACGAGTGCCGCGCCTCGCTGACCCCTGACCGCGAGGACGGCGCGGACGAATCCGCGGAGCCGGAGGCGGCGAAGCCCGGCGACTGACCGACGCCGAGGCTCCGCCGCGCCGTGGCGTCGATCGGTCTCCGTCGGATCACGGCTGACGCGCGTCCTCCGCCGGTGTGCCGCTCGCCGGCACGGTCCGCGTCGCCTGGCGCAGATCCTCGACGCTGATTCCCGCCAGCGGCCAGGCGACGAGCCCCTGGCCGATCAGGCTGAGGAACTGCACCGCGTTCAGCACCAGCCCATAGGCGAGCGCATCCGGCCGCGGGACGTCGAACAGGCCGAGGGCCAGGATGCAGGCGTACTGGTAGGGGCCGAGCATGCCCGGCACGTTGGGCAGCGCGGTGCCGAAGCCGATGAAGATGAACACCACCACCGCGGCGCTGAACGGCAGTTGCAGCTCGAAGGCGCGCATCATCACGTAACTGGAGAGGATCGGCAGGAACCACAGCAGCACCGAGACGAGGAAGACCGCGAGCACCAGGCGCGGATTGGGCAGCACCTGCATGCCGGCGACGATGGCGCCGGTGACCCGCTTCACGCCGGCGCCGAAGCGCTCGGGGAGGAAGCGCAGCACCGCGCGGTCGACGAACGCCTCGCCGCGCCAGTAGAGCAGGAGCACCAGTCCCACCAGCGCGGCGGCGCCGACCGCCGGCACCCGCGCGCCGGTGCGGACCCAGGCGGGCAGGTTCTCGATCGTCGTCAACCCAACGAGGATGTAGAGCAGCGTGACCACCGCATCCATCGTCTTCTCGACCACCAGGTTGCCGACGACGTTGGAGAACGACACCGAGGAGCGGCGCGACAGCAGCCACGGGCGCACGACCTCGCCGAGCCGCGCCGGCAGCAGGTTGATCGCCATGTAGGCGACCGCCGTCACCACCCAGAGCCGTCCGAACGGGACGCGCTCCAGCGGCCGCAGCTCGAGCTGCCAGCGCCAGGTGCGGAACACCATGATCAGCAGGCTGATGGCGATCGCCACCAGCAGCCAGCCGGCGTGCAGCCGGCGCAGCGCCGCCGCGAGCTCGTCCAGCGGCACGTTGCGAAAGGCGAGGAAGAGAAAGGCGGCGCTGACCACCAGGCTGAGCGCGACCGTGCGGCGTTGGCGACTGTTCATGGACGCGCCGCGCTTCTACCCCGCAGCCACCACCAGGTCCACGCGCGCTCGCCGCCGCGTAGCCAGCGCGCGCCCCGTGACGATCGCGGCCGCGCGCGGTCGCCGGTCAGAGCGGATCGATCAGCACCCCGGGGTTGAGGATGGCGGCGGGATCGAGGGCATGCTTGGCGGCGCGCAGCGCGGTCGCGAAGCCGTCGGGGCGCTGATGGTCGTACCACGGGCGGTGGTCGCGCCCGACGGCGTGGTGGTGGGTGATCGTCCCGCCGTGCGCGATGATCGCGTCCGCGGCCGCGGCCTTGATCTCCGCCCACTGGCCGAGCTGGCTGCCCGGCCGACTGGGCGCGGCCACGCTGTAGTACGGTGCCGGGCCGTCCGGGTAGACGTGCGTGAAGCGGCAGGTGACGCTGCCGCTGCCGCACACCCGCCGCACCGCCGCGTCGGTGGCGCCCATCACCGCCGCGTGGAAGGCCTCGAAACGGTCCCAGGTGATCGCCGTCTCGAAGGTCTCGCTGATCATGCCCATGGCGACCAGGGCGTCGCGCAGGTAGGGCGCGCCGAGGAAGGCCGAACGCCAGGCGCCGGCGGCGCCCTCGCGCGCGCCGGTGCTCTCCTGGCGGGTGGCGCCGGCGCCCTCGGGCACCTGCCCGCCATGGGCCCGCGCCAGCTCGAGGGCGCGCGCCATCCAGGCGTCCGGCGGGTGATCGGCCGACTCGAAGGCGAGCAGCAGCACCGATTCGGCGCCGCTGCCGGCGCCGTTCAGCATCGCCTCGCCGGCGTCGAGCAGGCGGCAGTTGGCCGGAAACAATCCCGCCTGCGCCACGGCGCGGGCGGCGCGGGCGCCGGCGAGGAAGTCGGCGAAGGCGACCGACGCCGCGGCGCGGTACGCCGGCCGGTCCTGCAGGCGCATCCAGGCCTCGGTGATGATGCCGAGGATGCCCTCGGAGCCGATGAACAGGCGATCCGGGCTCGGGCCGGCGCCGGATCCCGGCAGCCGCCGCGATTCGACCACGCCGCGCGGCGTGACGACGCGCAGCGATTCGACGAAGTCGTCGATGTGCGTGTACAGGGTCGCGAAGTGCCCGCCCGAACGGGTGGCGATCCAGCCGCCCAGCGAGGACAGCTCGAACGACTGGGGATAGTGGCGCAGCGTCAGTCCGTGGGGGCGGAGCTGGTCCTCGAGCGCCGGGCCGAGGACGCCGGCCTGGATGCGCGCGGCGCGCGAGACGCGGTCGATCTCCAGCACGCGGTCCAGGTGTCCGAGATCGATCGACACCCAGCCGCGGTAGGCGTCGCCGCTCGGCCCCTCGACGCCGCCGACGACGCTCGAGCCGCCGCCGTAGGGCACCGCGGCGACGTGGGCGTCGGCACACCAGTCGAGCAGCGCGACGACGTCCGCCTCGCGGCGCGGCGACGCCACCAGGTCGGGCGGGTTGGGATAGTCGCGCGCCAGGGCGCGCACCACGTCGCGGAACGATTTGCCGTAGGTGTGGCCGGCGCGCTGCGCCGGATCGTCGCTGCACAGCGCCGCCAGCGTCGGCGGCGGCTGCAGGCGCGGCGGCCGGAGCGCCAGCTCGCCGATGCGCGGCGGCGGCGACGGCGTCGGCGCCGCGATGCCGAAACGCGCGCCCAGCAGGGCGGCGATGCGCGCCTGCTGCTCGGCGCTCGGCCCCTCGCCCTCGTAGCCCCAGCCCCAGAACTTGCGCGTCCGCGTCGTCATCGCGGTGCTCAGGCGCGGCGGCGCACGCGCGGCCGCGCGCTGCGCGCCGCGCGGCGGCGGACCTTCGTGCACACCGTGCCGATCGTCCACATCAGATCGTGCAGGTAGTAGATCTCGGGATAGATGATGGGCTTGCCGCTGGTCATCAGCGCGCCGCTGATCTGCCGCTCGGGGTCCGCCCAGGTGATGATGTTGGTGAAGCCGAGGTGGCCGAAGGCCGCGTCGGTGTCGGGACCATAGAGGCTGAAGGTCTTGGCGCCGAGCATGAACCCCATGCCATAGCGCAGCGGCAGCACCAGGGTGAGGTCGAGCTCGAGGTAGGACTGCTCCTGGACCGCGCGGCGGATGGTGCGCGGCTCGAAGATGGAGACGCCGTCGAGGGCGCCGCCGTCGAGGAGGAGCTGGTAGAAGCGGCTCATCTCGTTGGCGGTGGCGACGACGTTGCCGGCCGGCACCACCGCGGTGAGGAAGCGCGGGTCGTTGCCGACCTGGATCACCTCCTCGATCGGCAGGCCGAGCGCGCGTTCCAGCAGCGTCGAGAGCGGCGGGATCAGCGGCGGACCGGTGAAGTACGTCCGCGCCACCTTGCCGACGTCGCGCGGCGCGACGCCGTAGCTCAGCCAGCGCAGTCCCAGCGGCGCCTGAATGGTCTCGCGCAGCACGCTGCGCAGCGGCTTGCCGGTCACCCGCTTGATGATCTCGCCGAGGATGAAGCCGCCGGTGATCGCGTGATAGGCGAGCCGCCGGCCCGGGCGCCACGTCGGCTCGGTGTCGCACAGGAGCTGCAGGATGGCGTCCTCGTCCTCGAGCATCTCCAGCCGCATCATCTCGCGTGACAGATTGGGGATGCCGGCGCGGTGCGTGAGCACGTGCTGGATGGTGATCCGGTCCTTGCCGTGGGCCGCGAACTCCGGGATGTACTCGCACACGGGATCGTTCAGGTGCAGGAGCCGGCGCTGGTCGAGGAGATGGACCAGCATCGCCGTCACCGCCTTCGAGGCGGAGAAGATGTTGAACGGCGTCGCCGGCGTCACCGGCACCTTGTCGGCCTGGCGGCGGTCGTGCGGTCCGTTGCCGGCGGCGTAGCCGATGGCGCGATCGATCAGCACCTCGCCGTGGCGGCGCACGCAGAGCTGGATCGCCGGGTGGATGCCGCTGGCGTAGAGGCGCTCGACGGCGCGCCAGATGTGGTCGACGCCGTCGGCGGCGACGTCGAGCGCGCGCGGCGCGGCTTCCGCCTCGCGGTTGATCGCGGTGACGGCGGCCAGATCCGTGGGAACCCGGCTGCGGGTGACCAGCGTCGGAAGGCGCATCCAGGCAGCGGATACCAGGGGCGCCGGCAGTATGCGAGCCGCGCCGGCGGCGAAAAACAACGTCGACAAGGGGCGGCCGATGTGGCAGAGCGAAGCGCATGCGGCAGTCGGCGAGGAGGAGGGGCCGCCGCGGCCGTCGCGCGACGTGGCCGCTGGCGGCGGCACTGGCCGCGCTCGTCGCGGTCGCGCTGGCGCCCCGGACGGCCAGCGCGATGTGCTGCGTCTGCCAGGGGTGCGGGGACGGATTCTGCGTCGATGACATCGGCGACACGATCGCCTGCGCGACGTTCTGTGAGGCGGCGAACTGTCCCGACGTCGTCTTCCAGAGCGACGACACCTGTAG
This portion of the bacterium genome encodes:
- the aspS gene encoding aspartate--tRNA ligase, with amino-acid sequence MTLDLLGDWQRTFYCGVPRAADIGREVTVMGWVHSRRDHGGVVFVDLRDRSGVVQVVCSPEHSPAAHERAGGLRSEYVIAVRGAVRARPAETLNPNLATGEIEILAAEVRVLNESETPPFQIEDDNSVAEQTRLKYRYLDLRRPSAQQNLMLRHRIAATVRGHLDEQGFVEVETPMLTRSTPEGARDYLVPSRVNRGSFYALPQSPQLFKQILMIGGLDRYYQVAKCFRDEDLRADRQPEFTQIDIEASFVQPADIYALIEGMLARVLALRGIEVPTPFPRLTHADAMRRFGSDKPDTRFGMELAEITDQVRTAELRVFREAAEKGGQVKALFVPDEGRLSRKDLDSLPDAVATYGAKGVAWARINPDGWQSPIAKFLDDAQRRGIEQATGARPGGIILFLADQARVVNDSLSHLRLKLAAQLGLIPSGANALLWVTEFPLFDYSAEEKRAVSVNHPFTAPMDEDLERLESDPYTVRAKAYDVIWNGIELGGGSIRIHRPDLQARAFRVLGMSDEEARGRFGFLLDALAFGAPPHGGIALGLDRLAMLLCEAPSLRDVIAFPKTQRAVCLMTEAPSPVDPRQLRELGVRVVG
- a CDS encoding flippase-like domain-containing protein, with product MNSRQRRTVALSLVVSAAFLFLAFRNVPLDELAAALRRLHAGWLLVAIAISLLIMVFRTWRWQLELRPLERVPFGRLWVVTAVAYMAINLLPARLGEVVRPWLLSRRSSVSFSNVVGNLVVEKTMDAVVTLLYILVGLTTIENLPAWVRTGARVPAVGAAALVGLVLLLYWRGEAFVDRAVLRFLPERFGAGVKRVTGAIVAGMQVLPNPRLVLAVFLVSVLLWFLPILSSYVMMRAFELQLPFSAAVVVFIFIGFGTALPNVPGMLGPYQYACILALGLFDVPRPDALAYGLVLNAVQFLSLIGQGLVAWPLAGISVEDLRQATRTVPASGTPAEDARQP
- a CDS encoding FAD-binding oxidoreductase, with amino-acid sequence MTTRTRKFWGWGYEGEGPSAEQQARIAALLGARFGIAAPTPSPPPRIGELALRPPRLQPPPTLAALCSDDPAQRAGHTYGKSFRDVVRALARDYPNPPDLVASPRREADVVALLDWCADAHVAAVPYGGGSSVVGGVEGPSGDAYRGWVSIDLGHLDRVLEIDRVSRAARIQAGVLGPALEDQLRPHGLTLRHYPQSFELSSLGGWIATRSGGHFATLYTHIDDFVESLRVVTPRGVVESRRLPGSGAGPSPDRLFIGSEGILGIITEAWMRLQDRPAYRAAASVAFADFLAGARAARAVAQAGLFPANCRLLDAGEAMLNGAGSGAESVLLLAFESADHPPDAWMARALELARAHGGQVPEGAGATRQESTGAREGAAGAWRSAFLGAPYLRDALVAMGMISETFETAITWDRFEAFHAAVMGATDAAVRRVCGSGSVTCRFTHVYPDGPAPYYSVAAPSRPGSQLGQWAEIKAAAADAIIAHGGTITHHHAVGRDHRPWYDHQRPDGFATALRAAKHALDPAAILNPGVLIDPL
- a CDS encoding beta-lactamase family protein — its product is MRLPTLVTRSRVPTDLAAVTAINREAEAAPRALDVAADGVDHIWRAVERLYASGIHPAIQLCVRRHGEVLIDRAIGYAAGNGPHDRRQADKVPVTPATPFNIFSASKAVTAMLVHLLDQRRLLHLNDPVCEYIPEFAAHGKDRITIQHVLTHRAGIPNLSREMMRLEMLEDEDAILQLLCDTEPTWRPGRRLAYHAITGGFILGEIIKRVTGKPLRSVLRETIQAPLGLRWLSYGVAPRDVGKVARTYFTGPPLIPPLSTLLERALGLPIEEVIQVGNDPRFLTAVVPAGNVVATANEMSRFYQLLLDGGALDGVSIFEPRTIRRAVQEQSYLELDLTLVLPLRYGMGFMLGAKTFSLYGPDTDAAFGHLGFTNIITWADPERQISGALMTSGKPIIYPEIYYLHDLMWTIGTVCTKVRRRAARSARPRVRRRA